Proteins encoded by one window of Pseudonocardia sp. HH130629-09:
- a CDS encoding winged helix-turn-helix transcriptional regulator encodes MDARTAAASQVCSVARTAALLADPWTVLLVRDVGRGITRFDQLARGLGVARTVLSRRLSELVDDGVVERVDYREPGARTRAEYHLTRRGRDLGVVLAALMDFGDRHLAGDAGPPVVRVHTGCGAPVRLVSVCGAGHRLGRTDEIHLEPGPGAPDTDTDTDTDTDTDQEPR; translated from the coding sequence ATGGACGCACGGACGGCGGCGGCGTCCCAGGTGTGCTCGGTGGCCCGCACCGCGGCGCTGCTGGCCGACCCCTGGACGGTGCTGCTGGTGCGCGACGTCGGCCGCGGGATCACCCGCTTCGACCAGCTGGCGCGCGGCCTGGGTGTCGCGCGCACCGTGCTGAGCCGGCGCCTGTCCGAGCTGGTCGACGACGGCGTCGTCGAACGGGTGGACTACCGCGAACCCGGGGCGCGGACCCGCGCCGAGTACCACCTGACCCGCCGCGGCCGCGATCTGGGCGTCGTCCTGGCCGCACTCATGGACTTCGGCGACCGGCACCTCGCCGGCGACGCCGGACCTCCCGTGGTCCGCGTGCACACCGGCTGCGGCGCCCCGGTGCGCCTGGTGAGCGTGTGCGGTGCCGGACACCGTCTGGGCCGTACCGACGAGATCCACCTCGAACCGGGGCCCGGAGCCCCCGACACCGACACCGACACCGACACCGACACCGACACCGACCAGGAGCCACGATGA
- a CDS encoding sigma factor: MHSPTLPTRPAERTRDGRRGYDDLIPDLHQLAATPDGAPGRAALRDHVITEFRPLVRNPSRRVAASGRGAEDIERAGMLGLVKAVDRYDPGSATGARWATWCRASAAR, encoded by the coding sequence ATGCACAGTCCCACACTTCCCACCCGGCCCGCGGAGCGCACCCGCGACGGCCGCCGCGGCTACGACGACCTCATCCCCGACCTGCACCAGCTGGCGGCCACCCCGGACGGTGCGCCCGGCAGGGCGGCGTTGCGCGACCACGTCATCACCGAGTTCCGTCCCCTGGTGCGCAACCCGTCCCGGCGCGTCGCCGCTTCCGGCCGGGGCGCCGAGGACATCGAGCGGGCCGGCATGCTCGGCCTGGTCAAGGCGGTCGACCGGTACGACCCGGGGTCGGCGACCGGGGCCCGCTGGGCTACCTGGTGCCGAGCATCCGCGGCGAGATGA
- a CDS encoding SH3-like domain-containing protein, with translation MDGAVDPDDPADLGGTTGWGRVVAPGDVEPEPPFARAWEGRAFALTALTMGRISGRNLDAFRHALSRLDRTRYLDDGYYGRWLHAAELMLVDSGVLAPGAVEARARRTRGEDVPEPADPHLAKPDYAPTAPGSLRTVDAAPRLAPGDPVRARREPPDVAPPAPSAGPVGRGPSKLPRYLRGAPGAVTAVRPAHVLPDTHAVFAGEHPEHVYTVAFAAPDVWGPGADPDVIVHADLFESYLEPR, from the coding sequence GTGGACGGGGCCGTCGACCCCGACGACCCGGCCGACCTGGGCGGGACGACGGGCTGGGGCCGGGTCGTCGCCCCGGGCGACGTCGAGCCCGAGCCGCCGTTCGCCCGAGCATGGGAGGGGCGGGCGTTCGCACTGACCGCGCTGACCATGGGCCGGATCTCCGGACGCAACCTGGACGCGTTCCGGCACGCGCTGTCCCGGTTGGACCGCACCCGCTACCTCGACGACGGCTACTACGGCCGCTGGCTGCACGCCGCCGAGCTGATGCTGGTCGACTCGGGCGTGCTGGCGCCCGGCGCGGTGGAGGCCCGTGCCCGGCGCACCCGCGGCGAGGACGTCCCCGAGCCGGCCGACCCGCACCTGGCGAAGCCCGACTACGCACCCACCGCGCCCGGGTCGCTGCGCACCGTCGACGCCGCGCCGCGCCTCGCCCCCGGCGACCCGGTCCGCGCCCGCCGCGAGCCCCCGGACGTCGCGCCGCCCGCGCCGTCGGCGGGTCCGGTCGGGCGGGGACCGAGCAAGCTGCCCCGCTACCTGCGCGGAGCGCCCGGTGCCGTGACCGCGGTCCGGCCCGCGCACGTGCTGCCCGACACCCACGCGGTGTTCGCCGGGGAGCACCCCGAGCACGTGTACACCGTGGCCTTCGCCGCCCCCGACGTGTGGGGCCCCGGCGCGGACCCGGACGTGATCGTGCACGCCGACCTGTTCGAGTCCTACCTGGAGCCACGATGA
- a CDS encoding sigma-70 family RNA polymerase sigma factor, which yields MESHHARSLDAPVGDGDGHGQTLPLVERLGGEDPALAELPERERRILVLRFYGDRTQSQIAADPGISQMHVSRLLSRTLSRLCERLAGD from the coding sequence TTGGAGTCGCACCACGCCAGGTCCCTCGACGCCCCCGTCGGCGACGGCGACGGCCACGGTCAGACCCTGCCGCTCGTCGAGCGGTTGGGCGGAGAGGACCCGGCGCTGGCCGAGCTGCCCGAGCGCGAGCGCCGCATCCTGGTGCTGCGCTTCTACGGCGACCGGACCCAGTCCCAGATCGCCGCCGACCCGGGCATCTCCCAGATGCACGTGTCCCGGCTGCTGTCCCGCACGCTGTCGCGGCTGTGTGAGCGGCTCGCCGGCGACTGA
- a CDS encoding carbon-nitrogen hydrolase family protein, with amino-acid sequence MTPTTFGAAAQGFVRDLDEDFDRIAATIARARAAGVQVLALPEAAMGGYLSSLHDVPGTPADRPPQLDPDGPEIRRLAALAGDMVVAAGYCEIGDDASGGLPYNSCVAVTGDGVLGRHRKVHQPINENSSYAAGDRFAAFDTPYGRTGMMICYDKAFPEAARALADDGARTVLCLSAWPASRTNRAPVLADDRWARRFDLHDRSRALENQIVWVSANQAGTFGDMQLVASAKIVDPGGEVLATTGSEAGLAVATVDVDQSVDAARRVMGHLRDRRPAAYGPGPVRAGV; translated from the coding sequence ATGACGCCCACGACCTTCGGTGCCGCCGCGCAGGGCTTCGTCCGTGACCTCGACGAGGACTTCGACCGGATCGCCGCCACGATCGCCCGCGCCCGCGCGGCCGGGGTGCAGGTGCTCGCGCTGCCCGAGGCGGCGATGGGCGGCTACCTGTCGTCGCTGCACGACGTGCCCGGCACCCCGGCCGACCGGCCCCCGCAGCTGGACCCGGACGGGCCGGAGATCCGGCGGCTGGCCGCGCTGGCCGGGGACATGGTCGTCGCGGCCGGGTACTGCGAGATCGGGGACGACGCGTCCGGCGGGCTGCCCTACAACTCCTGCGTCGCCGTCACCGGTGACGGGGTGCTCGGCCGGCACCGCAAGGTGCACCAGCCGATCAACGAGAACTCCAGCTACGCCGCCGGTGACCGGTTCGCCGCGTTCGACACGCCGTACGGCCGCACCGGCATGATGATCTGCTACGATAAGGCGTTCCCGGAGGCGGCCCGCGCGCTGGCCGACGACGGCGCCCGGACCGTGCTGTGCCTGTCGGCGTGGCCGGCGTCGCGGACGAACCGGGCCCCGGTGCTCGCCGACGACCGGTGGGCCCGCCGCTTCGACCTGCACGACCGCTCCCGGGCGCTGGAGAACCAGATCGTCTGGGTCTCGGCGAACCAGGCCGGTACCTTCGGCGACATGCAGCTGGTGGCGAGCGCGAAGATCGTCGACCCGGGAGGCGAGGTACTGGCGACGACCGGCAGCGAGGCCGGTCTGGCCGTAGCGACCGTCGACGTCGACCAGTCCGTGGACGCCGCCCGCCGCGTGATGGGGCACCTGCGTGACCGCCGTCCGGCGGCCTACGGACCGGGTCCGGTCCGCGCGGGGGTGTGA
- a CDS encoding YegP family protein, which translates to MAGKFEVYEDRGGKFRFRLKASNGQVVAVGEAYETKAAAHKGCEAVQRAAEGATVAEVDA; encoded by the coding sequence GTGGCAGGCAAGTTCGAGGTGTACGAGGACCGGGGCGGAAAGTTCCGGTTCCGGCTCAAGGCGAGCAACGGGCAGGTCGTCGCGGTCGGCGAGGCCTACGAGACGAAGGCGGCGGCGCACAAGGGCTGCGAGGCGGTGCAGCGCGCCGCGGAGGGCGCCACCGTCGCCGAGGTCGACGCCTGA
- a CDS encoding nitrile hydratase accessory protein, whose translation MSGPVLDTTGPAAPPRSNGELVFAAPWEGRAFGLAVALAEAEVFTWDGFRDRLVARIAADPAAPYYGCWLAACEDALVAAGRLDGAEVLTRAADLAARPAGHDDADHDHTDHAR comes from the coding sequence GTGAGCGGGCCGGTGCTCGACACCACGGGTCCCGCGGCCCCGCCTCGCAGCAACGGGGAGCTGGTGTTCGCCGCGCCCTGGGAAGGACGCGCGTTCGGGCTGGCCGTCGCGCTCGCCGAGGCGGAGGTGTTCACCTGGGACGGGTTCCGAGACCGGCTGGTCGCGCGGATCGCCGCCGATCCCGCCGCCCCCTACTACGGCTGCTGGCTCGCCGCCTGCGAGGACGCGCTCGTCGCCGCCGGCCGTCTCGACGGGGCGGAGGTGCTCACCCGCGCCGCCGACCTCGCCGCCCGCCCGGCCGGGCACGACGACGCCGACCACGACCACACCGACCACGCTCGGTAG
- a CDS encoding MSMEG_0568 family radical SAM protein, which translates to MSAPSRTEPGLRARAELAVRGVGLDPDTGTDTGSGSGADTGTRPDRPSGVTDLGSVIPLRRPGGAGPSADGHVLVDGLATTVPIVADSPYRLRDGRLLRREPGGGVTDMGVAVDTVARPAFYDLTTADGVSYEKIARLHGNDVLASTVVQTCVRYGEADRCRFCAIEQSLASGATTAVKTPDQLAEVAEAAVRLDGVRQMVLTTGTSNGRDRGARHLLRCVRAIRERVAALPIQVQCEPPAPDDLGVVAELAAAGADAIGIHVESLDDDVRRRWMPGKATVPLSQYWAAWNEAVRVFGPNSVSTYLIVGLGEDPDELVTGAAELVAAGVYPFVVPYRPLPGTLAFADGVPAPDPDLLADVTERVAAVLRAAGMRGADQAAGCAACGACSALSAAGG; encoded by the coding sequence ATGTCCGCACCGTCCCGTACCGAGCCCGGTCTGCGGGCCCGCGCCGAGCTCGCCGTCCGCGGCGTGGGGCTCGACCCCGACACCGGCACCGACACCGGCTCCGGCTCCGGCGCTGACACCGGCACCCGGCCGGACCGACCCTCCGGCGTGACCGACCTCGGCTCGGTCATCCCGCTGCGCCGCCCCGGCGGGGCGGGACCGTCCGCGGACGGGCACGTGCTCGTCGACGGGCTGGCGACCACGGTCCCGATCGTCGCCGACTCCCCGTACCGGCTGCGGGACGGACGGCTGCTGCGCCGCGAGCCCGGCGGGGGCGTGACCGACATGGGCGTCGCCGTCGACACCGTCGCCCGGCCGGCGTTCTACGACCTCACCACCGCCGACGGCGTGTCCTACGAGAAGATCGCCCGCCTGCACGGCAACGACGTGCTCGCCTCGACGGTGGTGCAGACCTGCGTGCGCTACGGCGAGGCCGACCGCTGCCGGTTCTGCGCGATCGAGCAGTCCCTGGCCTCCGGCGCGACGACGGCGGTGAAGACCCCCGACCAGCTCGCCGAGGTCGCCGAGGCCGCGGTCCGCCTGGACGGGGTGCGTCAGATGGTGCTGACCACCGGCACCTCGAACGGCCGCGACCGCGGAGCCCGGCACCTGCTGCGCTGCGTGCGCGCGATCCGCGAGCGCGTCGCCGCCCTGCCGATCCAGGTCCAGTGCGAGCCGCCCGCCCCCGACGACCTCGGCGTTGTCGCCGAGCTGGCCGCCGCGGGCGCCGACGCGATCGGCATCCACGTCGAGTCCCTCGACGACGACGTCCGCCGCCGCTGGATGCCCGGCAAGGCCACGGTCCCGCTGTCCCAGTACTGGGCGGCCTGGAACGAGGCCGTGCGTGTGTTCGGCCCGAACTCGGTGTCGACCTACCTGATCGTCGGTCTCGGTGAGGACCCGGACGAGCTCGTCACCGGCGCCGCGGAGCTGGTCGCGGCCGGGGTGTATCCGTTCGTCGTCCCCTACCGGCCGCTGCCCGGCACCCTCGCGTTCGCCGACGGGGTGCCCGCACCCGACCCGGACCTGCTCGCCGACGTCACCGAGCGGGTCGCCGCGGTGCTCCGCGCCGCCGGGATGCGCGGCGCCGACCAGGCCGCGGGCTGTGCGGCATGCGGGGCGTGCAGCGCCCTGTCGGCGGCGGGGGGCTGA
- a CDS encoding MSMEG_0569 family flavin-dependent oxidoreductase: MTAMIRREDRRPPPAELDGEHRTVVVVGGGQAGLSMSRCLDVRGIDHLVLERDVVASSWKRHRWDTFSLVTPNWQCDLPDFPYAGPDPHGFMVRSEIVDYLEVYRAFVDPPLIEGVEVRRVHQDERGTFVVETSAGTCTADQVVVVTGGYHTPLTPPLSEPLPPGITQIGSQDYRNPGQLPPGEVLVVGSGQSGAQIAEDLHLAGRTVHLVVGHAPRVARFYRGRDVTDWLDEMGYYRMPVTRHPRREAVRAQANHYVTGRDGGRDIDLRRFATEGMRLYGALTDHAAGRLTFAPDLESSLDHADEVSESIKDTIDGWIADKGIDAPVEERYTPVWRPEREVTELALADTGITSVVWCIGFRQDFSWVDLGVFTGRGSPVHSRGVTSVPGLFFLGLPWQWTGGSGRFSGVGADAAFLAERIRSQRGLTSTGGRGDVCNVLALGS; this comes from the coding sequence ATGACCGCGATGATCCGACGCGAGGACCGGCGTCCCCCGCCCGCCGAGCTGGACGGCGAGCACCGGACGGTCGTCGTCGTCGGCGGGGGGCAGGCGGGTCTGTCGATGAGCCGGTGCCTGGACGTGCGCGGCATCGACCACCTCGTGCTCGAACGCGACGTCGTCGCCTCGTCCTGGAAGCGGCACCGCTGGGACACGTTCAGCCTGGTCACGCCGAACTGGCAGTGCGACCTGCCGGACTTCCCCTACGCCGGGCCGGACCCGCACGGGTTCATGGTCCGCAGCGAGATCGTCGACTACCTGGAGGTCTACCGGGCGTTCGTCGACCCGCCGCTGATCGAGGGCGTCGAGGTGAGACGTGTGCACCAGGACGAGCGGGGGACCTTCGTCGTCGAGACCTCCGCCGGGACGTGCACCGCGGACCAGGTCGTCGTCGTCACCGGCGGGTACCACACGCCGCTCACCCCGCCGCTGTCCGAGCCGCTGCCGCCCGGCATCACACAGATCGGGTCCCAGGACTACCGCAACCCCGGGCAGCTGCCGCCGGGGGAGGTGCTGGTGGTCGGGTCCGGGCAGTCCGGCGCCCAGATCGCCGAGGACCTGCACCTGGCGGGGCGGACGGTGCACCTCGTCGTCGGGCACGCGCCGCGGGTGGCCCGCTTCTACCGGGGCCGCGACGTCACCGACTGGCTCGACGAGATGGGCTACTACCGGATGCCGGTCACCCGGCACCCGCGTCGCGAGGCCGTGCGCGCGCAGGCCAACCACTACGTGACCGGCCGCGACGGCGGTCGTGACATCGACCTGCGCCGCTTCGCCACCGAGGGCATGCGGCTCTACGGCGCGCTCACCGACCACGCCGCGGGACGGCTCACCTTCGCCCCCGACCTGGAGTCCTCCCTGGACCACGCCGACGAGGTCAGCGAGTCCATCAAGGACACCATCGACGGCTGGATCGCCGACAAGGGGATCGACGCCCCGGTCGAGGAGCGCTACACCCCGGTGTGGCGCCCGGAACGCGAGGTCACCGAGCTGGCGCTGGCCGACACCGGGATCACCTCGGTGGTCTGGTGCATCGGGTTCCGGCAGGACTTCTCCTGGGTCGACCTCGGTGTGTTCACCGGCCGCGGCTCGCCGGTGCACAGCCGCGGCGTGACGAGCGTCCCGGGGCTCTTCTTCCTCGGTCTGCCCTGGCAGTGGACCGGGGGGTCCGGGCGGTTCTCCGGGGTGGGCGCCGACGCGGCGTTCCTCGCCGAGCGGATCCGCTCCCAGCGCGGCCTGACCTCGACCGGCGGCCGCGGCGACGTCTGCAACGTCCTGGCCCTGGGGTCCTGA
- a CDS encoding PaaI family thioesterase: protein MTSAAGPATGPAATRRREHEWTDPMALAAAASGLDGLEYLRRIVDGRLPGAPVASLVGFRAVSAEHGRVAFAFEPGEHQYNPIGSVHGGVYATLLDSACGCAVHSTLPAAGYTSLDLSVRFLRRITVETGTVTCTGHVVQAGRRTALARAELTDAEGRLLGEATSSCLILPEG, encoded by the coding sequence ATGACCTCCGCAGCAGGGCCCGCCACCGGGCCGGCCGCCACGCGCCGCCGCGAGCACGAGTGGACCGACCCGATGGCGCTCGCCGCCGCCGCGTCCGGCCTGGACGGACTGGAGTACCTGCGCCGGATCGTCGACGGCCGTCTCCCCGGCGCACCCGTCGCGAGCCTCGTCGGGTTCCGCGCCGTCTCCGCCGAGCACGGGCGCGTCGCGTTCGCCTTCGAACCCGGCGAGCACCAGTACAACCCGATCGGCTCGGTGCACGGCGGGGTGTACGCCACGCTGCTCGACTCCGCCTGTGGGTGCGCGGTGCACTCCACGCTCCCCGCCGCCGGCTACACCAGCCTGGACCTGTCGGTGCGCTTCCTGCGCCGGATCACCGTCGAGACGGGCACCGTGACGTGCACCGGCCACGTCGTGCAGGCCGGGCGCCGCACCGCGCTGGCCCGGGCCGAGCTGACCGACGCCGAGGGCAGACTGCTGGGCGAGGCCACGTCGAGCTGCCTGATCCTGCCCGAGGGCTGA
- a CDS encoding MSMEG_0572/Sll0783 family nitrogen starvation response protein: protein MTSAELSDVEKKSLEEIPHPSLPEGSSIYGGTKVFPDLQAEDGETYFTLVHGIAHESSVSFVAVLQATRALRKGFESAMYFYGPGSLNCLATRGFPTTGTSAFPGEHNINDQLKTFMSEGGKVYCCRFGLSLHGAREEDLIEGVIPTHPLDVQDALIYYARKGAIINSTYQL from the coding sequence ATGACCAGCGCCGAGCTGTCCGACGTCGAGAAGAAGAGCCTCGAGGAGATCCCGCACCCCTCGCTGCCCGAGGGTTCGAGCATCTACGGCGGGACGAAGGTCTTCCCGGACCTGCAGGCCGAGGACGGCGAGACCTACTTCACCCTGGTGCACGGCATCGCCCACGAGTCCTCGGTCAGCTTCGTGGCCGTGCTGCAGGCGACCCGTGCCCTGCGCAAGGGCTTCGAGTCGGCCATGTACTTCTACGGCCCCGGCTCGCTGAACTGCCTGGCCACCCGCGGCTTCCCGACCACCGGCACGTCCGCGTTCCCCGGCGAGCACAACATCAACGACCAGCTCAAGACGTTCATGAGCGAGGGCGGCAAGGTCTACTGCTGCCGCTTCGGGCTGTCGCTGCACGGTGCCCGCGAGGAGGACCTGATCGAGGGCGTCATCCCGACGCACCCGCTCGACGTCCAGGACGCCCTCATCTACTACGCCCGCAAGGGCGCGATCATCAACTCGACCTACCAGCTCTGA
- a CDS encoding carbon-nitrogen hydrolase family protein yields the protein MRVAAAAANFTRDVAFDLERIGVIVAHAREQGVSVLVLPDGALGGYVHDLRSPDPADDAVLPPELDPDGPEVRAVAALAREMVVCVGFCEAGPGPGVRWNSAVCLTGDGVLGRHRKVHQPAGVAGLFAAGDGFTAFDTPAGRMGMLIDHDKTFPESARSLALDGAQLLACLSAWPTSLTNRAPRMAQDRQARLFDLYDQTRAAENQVLLLSANQSGRNGSLHFLGRAKVVGPGGDILARTWSKGGLAVADVEPAEMIGSARAVLYHLKERRPDLYRG from the coding sequence GTGCGTGTCGCCGCGGCGGCCGCGAACTTCACCCGGGACGTCGCGTTCGACCTGGAGCGGATCGGCGTGATCGTCGCGCACGCCCGGGAGCAGGGCGTGAGTGTGCTGGTGCTGCCCGACGGCGCGCTCGGTGGCTATGTGCACGACCTGCGCAGCCCCGACCCGGCCGACGACGCGGTGCTGCCGCCCGAGCTCGACCCGGACGGCCCCGAGGTGCGCGCGGTCGCCGCGCTCGCCAGGGAGATGGTGGTGTGCGTCGGGTTCTGCGAGGCCGGACCCGGGCCGGGGGTCCGCTGGAACTCCGCGGTCTGCCTGACCGGCGACGGCGTGCTCGGCAGGCACCGGAAGGTGCACCAGCCCGCGGGTGTGGCCGGGCTGTTCGCCGCCGGGGACGGGTTCACCGCGTTCGACACCCCCGCCGGCCGGATGGGGATGCTCATCGACCACGACAAGACCTTCCCCGAGTCGGCCCGCTCCCTGGCGCTCGACGGCGCGCAGCTGCTGGCCTGCCTGTCGGCCTGGCCGACCTCGCTGACCAACCGGGCGCCCCGGATGGCGCAGGACCGCCAGGCCCGACTGTTCGACCTGTACGACCAGACCCGCGCCGCGGAGAACCAGGTGCTGCTGCTCTCGGCGAACCAGAGCGGGCGCAACGGCTCGCTGCACTTCCTGGGCCGGGCGAAGGTCGTCGGGCCGGGCGGGGACATCCTGGCCCGCACCTGGTCCAAGGGCGGGCTCGCCGTCGCCGACGTCGAACCCGCCGAGATGATCGGCTCCGCCCGCGCGGTGCTGTACCACCTCAAGGAACGCCGACCCGACCTCTACCGGGGCTGA
- the nthA gene encoding nitrile hydratase subunit alpha, with translation MTDDDPGPALRTAALEELLVERGMVDPAVVDGFVRTYERDVGPLNGATVVARAWTDPEYREWLLRDGTAAIAALGFSGPQGEHMVVLEQTDQVHHVVVCTLCSCYPWPVLGLPPSWYKDPAYRARVVREPRTVLAEMGLDVPPERRIEVWDSSAEVRYLVLPRRPAGTDGLTVEQLAGLVGRDAMVGVADVAGPS, from the coding sequence ATGACCGACGACGATCCCGGTCCGGCGCTGCGCACCGCGGCGCTGGAGGAGCTGCTGGTCGAACGGGGGATGGTGGACCCGGCCGTCGTCGACGGGTTCGTGCGCACCTACGAACGCGACGTCGGCCCCCTGAACGGGGCGACGGTCGTCGCCCGCGCCTGGACCGACCCGGAGTACCGGGAATGGCTGCTGCGCGACGGGACGGCGGCGATCGCCGCGCTCGGGTTCAGCGGGCCGCAGGGCGAGCACATGGTGGTGCTGGAGCAGACCGACCAGGTGCACCACGTCGTGGTCTGCACGCTGTGCTCCTGCTATCCGTGGCCGGTCCTCGGCCTGCCCCCGAGCTGGTACAAGGACCCCGCCTACCGGGCCCGGGTCGTGCGCGAGCCGCGCACCGTGCTCGCCGAGATGGGGCTCGACGTGCCCCCGGAGCGCCGGATCGAGGTGTGGGACTCCTCGGCCGAGGTCCGCTACCTGGTGCTGCCGCGCCGACCCGCCGGCACCGACGGGTTGACCGTCGAGCAGCTCGCCGGGCTGGTCGGGCGGGACGCGATGGTCGGGGTGGCCGACGTGGCCGGGCCGTCGTGA
- a CDS encoding MSMEG_0567/sll0787 family protein, with protein MSTTDPRPRFVTGTPRHLTPAPRWIADELLGGRPTGAGDPPAITIREVRADDARDPGVAAYRALRRAVFCVEQGLFPDRPTADLDDHDADGRVVVLLAHDADGTLLGGVRLGPTRAAHPDIGWWTGSRLVVAPAARRRAGVRVGAALVRAACARAEAAGALRFDADVQAAGAVLFERLGWTRVRDSVVAGAPHVTMRWPVTRVQDLVVATKAPLGALLGGLGPAGFVGDDGAPVPGSDLIACCDAIVPAMVERDPEWAGWAGVLVNVNDLAAMGAAPVGLLDAVGARDASFAHRVLSGVRDAAAAYGVPLLGGHTQLDVPASLSLTALGRTDRPVPAGGGRAGHRVRLTTDLGGGWRPGYAGRQWDSTTSRTRAELAAAVGAIGPDAPHRPAAAKDVSMAGLAGTLGMLAEASGVGAVLDVAAVPRPDGATAGDWFTCFPGFGLLTADDPGAPAPDAGPAVSAECGELVPGAGVRLRWPDGEETEAVAASVTGMGRAGTPVPHPEETR; from the coding sequence ATGAGCACCACCGACCCGCGCCCCCGCTTCGTGACCGGGACACCCCGGCACCTGACCCCGGCACCGCGCTGGATCGCCGACGAGCTGCTCGGCGGCCGCCCGACCGGTGCGGGCGACCCGCCCGCGATCACGATCCGTGAGGTCCGCGCCGACGATGCACGCGACCCCGGCGTCGCCGCGTACCGGGCGCTGCGCCGCGCGGTGTTCTGCGTCGAACAGGGCCTGTTCCCCGACCGGCCCACCGCCGACCTCGACGACCACGACGCCGACGGCCGGGTCGTCGTCCTGCTCGCCCACGACGCCGACGGGACCCTGCTCGGCGGGGTGCGCCTCGGCCCGACCCGGGCGGCCCACCCCGACATCGGGTGGTGGACCGGCAGCAGGCTGGTGGTGGCCCCCGCCGCGCGCCGTCGCGCCGGAGTCCGCGTCGGCGCCGCGCTGGTCCGCGCCGCGTGCGCGCGCGCCGAGGCCGCGGGTGCCCTGCGCTTCGACGCCGACGTGCAGGCCGCGGGCGCGGTCCTGTTCGAGCGGCTCGGCTGGACCCGGGTGCGCGACAGCGTGGTTGCCGGGGCCCCGCACGTCACGATGCGGTGGCCGGTGACCCGCGTCCAGGATCTCGTCGTCGCGACCAAGGCCCCGCTGGGGGCGCTGCTCGGCGGGCTCGGACCGGCCGGGTTCGTCGGCGACGACGGCGCCCCCGTCCCGGGCAGCGACCTGATCGCCTGCTGCGACGCGATCGTGCCCGCCATGGTCGAGCGCGACCCGGAGTGGGCGGGCTGGGCCGGGGTGCTGGTCAACGTCAACGACCTCGCGGCGATGGGCGCCGCCCCCGTCGGGCTGCTCGACGCCGTCGGCGCCCGGGACGCCTCCTTCGCCCACCGCGTGCTCAGCGGTGTGCGCGACGCGGCCGCCGCCTACGGCGTCCCGCTGCTCGGCGGGCACACCCAGCTCGACGTGCCCGCGTCGCTGTCGCTGACCGCGCTCGGGCGCACCGACCGGCCCGTCCCCGCCGGTGGCGGGCGTGCCGGGCACCGGGTGCGGCTCACCACCGACCTCGGCGGCGGCTGGCGACCCGGCTACGCCGGACGCCAGTGGGACTCGACCACGTCGCGCACCCGCGCCGAGCTCGCCGCGGCCGTCGGCGCCATCGGCCCGGACGCACCGCACCGCCCGGCGGCCGCGAAGGACGTGTCGATGGCCGGGCTCGCCGGGACCCTCGGCATGCTCGCCGAGGCCTCCGGGGTCGGCGCCGTGCTCGATGTCGCCGCCGTCCCCCGCCCCGACGGTGCCACCGCGGGCGACTGGTTCACCTGCTTCCCCGGGTTCGGTCTGCTCACCGCGGACGACCCCGGCGCCCCCGCCCCCGACGCCGGTCCCGCGGTCTCCGCCGAGTGCGGTGAGCTCGTCCCCGGTGCCGGGGTCCGGCTGCGCTGGCCGGACGGCGAGGAGACCGAGGCCGTCGCCGCGAGCGTCACCGGCATGGGCCGCGCCGGCACCCCCGTCCCCCACCCTGAGGAGACCCGATGA